From SAR116 cluster alpha proteobacterium HIMB100, one genomic window encodes:
- a CDS encoding DNA/RNA helicase, superfamily II (PFAM: Helicase conserved C-terminal domain; DbpA RNA binding domain; DEAD/DEAH box helicase), with protein MTQFDAAHPLLADALEKRGFTAMTDVQSAVLAEECSGRDLLVSAQTGSGKTVAFGLSVAGQLLDDEADSDLPSRPAALVITPTRELALQVKAELDWLYAETGLVLASAVGGMDIRTERRALSGRVDLLIGTPGRLVDHLNRNSFYPDHLRAVVLDEADEMLDMGFREDLETLLKAAPDQRRTLMFSATVPRTIAALARRYQTEAMRVETISAEEQHKDITYQACSVRPSDRQNAIINLLRYHDETKAVIFCATRASVSYLSTRLANRGLSVVALSGDLNQAARNQAIQAMRDGRARVCVATDVAARGIDLPHLDLVIHADLPRTADVLLHRSGRTGRAGRKGTAIIVVPDNSYRKTQKLLQMAGITAEWGSAPDADAIRARDDERILHNPDLTSQADEAEASLQAQLAESFSAHQLALALIRQHRRDMAAPEELGEAAEPNMAYAAKTYRWFSLSAGKGQDMHVRGLLSLLTGRGGVKRSDVGDIHLHHAESHVGIADTATEGFLSRLKGNNQLTDDITVQEIDSPVIPEGREKNKHDRKRPFQSGRKPRAAGKWHPDDRADRPKRSGPKKTKPWQDDSRSSGPKKSGSRHTDKSGQRPDRAGPKTAGQKPSGQKPSVPKPSTPKKSGPKQAETRRADQTLSIRKKPGKSARPQRPGKPKQGGFKPVKRKSSRA; from the coding sequence ATGACACAATTTGACGCCGCGCATCCGCTTTTGGCAGACGCGCTGGAGAAGCGCGGTTTCACCGCGATGACCGATGTTCAGTCGGCTGTTTTGGCTGAGGAGTGCTCTGGTCGTGATCTGCTGGTCTCTGCCCAGACGGGGTCGGGCAAGACGGTTGCTTTCGGGTTAAGCGTGGCGGGCCAGCTGTTGGATGATGAAGCTGACTCTGATCTGCCGTCTCGTCCGGCGGCGCTGGTGATCACCCCAACACGCGAACTTGCTCTTCAGGTTAAGGCCGAATTGGACTGGCTTTACGCTGAAACAGGGCTGGTGCTGGCGTCTGCTGTTGGCGGCATGGATATTCGCACAGAGCGGCGCGCGCTGTCTGGCCGCGTTGACCTTTTAATCGGTACGCCAGGTCGTCTTGTTGATCATCTGAACCGGAACAGCTTTTATCCTGACCATTTGCGTGCTGTTGTTCTTGATGAAGCAGATGAAATGCTGGATATGGGGTTTCGTGAAGATTTGGAAACCCTGCTGAAGGCTGCACCGGACCAGCGCCGGACGCTGATGTTTTCCGCGACTGTGCCGCGTACAATTGCTGCTCTTGCCCGCCGCTACCAGACAGAGGCAATGCGGGTAGAGACGATTTCTGCCGAAGAACAGCACAAAGACATCACTTATCAGGCCTGCTCAGTGCGGCCCTCTGATCGCCAGAACGCCATTATAAATTTGTTGCGTTACCATGATGAAACAAAGGCTGTCATTTTTTGTGCGACGCGGGCCTCAGTATCTTATCTTTCAACGCGGCTTGCCAATCGCGGCCTGTCTGTTGTGGCGCTGTCAGGTGATCTCAATCAAGCTGCGCGTAATCAGGCAATACAGGCGATGCGGGATGGGCGCGCGCGGGTTTGTGTGGCCACTGATGTTGCTGCCAGAGGGATTGACCTGCCGCATCTTGACCTTGTGATTCATGCTGATTTGCCGCGTACCGCAGATGTTTTGTTGCACCGCTCAGGACGCACCGGCCGGGCAGGGCGCAAAGGTACAGCGATTATCGTTGTGCCGGATAACAGCTACCGGAAAACCCAGAAACTGCTCCAGATGGCTGGCATCACAGCAGAATGGGGCAGCGCACCAGATGCAGATGCCATTCGGGCCCGTGATGATGAAAGAATTTTGCACAACCCTGATTTAACCAGCCAGGCTGATGAGGCTGAAGCCAGCTTGCAGGCTCAATTGGCTGAAAGTTTTTCTGCGCATCAATTGGCACTGGCTCTGATCCGTCAGCATCGCCGCGATATGGCCGCCCCTGAAGAACTGGGCGAGGCTGCGGAGCCGAATATGGCCTATGCTGCAAAAACATATCGTTGGTTCAGCCTGTCTGCGGGTAAAGGCCAGGATATGCATGTGCGCGGGTTATTGTCCTTATTGACTGGCCGTGGCGGTGTAAAGCGTTCAGATGTGGGCGATATTCACTTACATCATGCGGAAAGCCATGTGGGTATTGCCGATACAGCTACAGAAGGGTTCCTGTCCCGCCTGAAAGGGAATAACCAGTTAACAGACGATATTACGGTTCAGGAAATTGACAGCCCGGTGATCCCAGAAGGTCGTGAAAAAAATAAACATGACCGTAAAAGACCCTTTCAGTCTGGTCGTAAGCCGCGCGCGGCGGGCAAATGGCATCCAGATGATAGGGCTGACCGGCCGAAACGATCTGGCCCGAAGAAAACAAAGCCATGGCAGGATGATTCCCGCTCGTCAGGGCCCAAAAAATCTGGTTCCAGACACACAGACAAATCCGGTCAGCGGCCAGACAGGGCTGGTCCGAAAACTGCCGGACAAAAGCCATCTGGCCAAAAACCATCTGTTCCAAAGCCGTCAACACCAAAAAAATCAGGTCCGAAACAGGCAGAGACCAGACGTGCGGATCAAACCTTGTCGATTCGGAAAAAGCCGGGCAAGTCAGCGCGGCCGCAACGGCCGGGCAAACCGAAACAAGGGGGGTTCAAACCCGTCAAGCGCAAATCTTCGCGCGCCTGA
- a CDS encoding ADP-heptose:LPS heptosyltransferase (PFAM: Glycosyltransferase family 9 (heptosyltransferase)), which yields MSARSVLSSARHLLVIQPLVGIGDMIWHKPWIDQLARSHKVTLMTKPSVQADVIFADAPDSFSVLTLERSIRGKSGRHDGLLGFFRLVSEMRSSGADAAVILHASSRYALAARLAGIKVRLGYGIGHQQQHLNAGHYLDKSAMREHAIDRVRNFADLNGFGLNPPVWTITPRPAARKEAERLLGVWAATAEQTSFSTFLCIGIGAMHPERQWGAARFAELISLLADMRPDLSCLILGGPSEQGLADEIRSILHARKLAPPVFLGRLDEAVALMALSCGYVGNDTSLLNFMVCVDKPALGLFSQSKPLTYSALLHKTDAIAENEFGQPGIIHKITPAKLLDKINSLWPEG from the coding sequence ATGTCTGCTAGGTCTGTTCTGTCTTCTGCACGTCATTTGTTGGTAATCCAGCCTCTGGTTGGCATTGGTGATATGATCTGGCACAAGCCCTGGATTGACCAGCTGGCCCGCAGCCACAAAGTCACACTGATGACAAAACCGTCGGTTCAGGCAGATGTGATCTTTGCCGACGCCCCGGACAGTTTTTCTGTATTGACGCTGGAGAGGTCAATCCGCGGCAAAAGCGGGCGGCATGACGGCCTGTTGGGTTTTTTCAGGCTGGTCAGCGAAATGCGTTCAAGCGGGGCAGATGCAGCTGTTATTTTGCATGCATCTTCGCGCTATGCGCTGGCTGCGCGGCTGGCTGGCATAAAGGTCAGGTTAGGATATGGCATCGGCCACCAGCAACAGCATTTGAACGCTGGCCATTATCTGGATAAGTCTGCGATGCGTGAACATGCGATTGACCGGGTCAGAAATTTTGCAGACTTAAACGGATTTGGACTGAACCCGCCCGTCTGGACAATAACACCGCGTCCTGCCGCGCGAAAAGAGGCTGAACGGCTGCTGGGCGTATGGGCTGCAACCGCTGAACAGACAAGCTTTTCAACTTTTTTATGCATCGGTATTGGCGCCATGCATCCCGAGCGGCAATGGGGGGCAGCCCGGTTTGCAGAGCTGATCAGCCTTCTTGCAGATATGCGGCCTGATCTGTCTTGTCTTATTCTGGGCGGGCCAAGCGAACAGGGCCTGGCGGATGAGATCAGATCAATTTTACATGCGCGCAAACTGGCTCCGCCTGTATTTTTGGGCAGATTAGATGAAGCTGTTGCGCTGATGGCCTTGTCTTGTGGTTATGTTGGCAATGATACCAGCCTGCTGAATTTTATGGTTTGTGTGGATAAGCCGGCACTTGGCCTGTTTTCCCAATCTAAGCCGCTGACTTACAGCGCGCTTCTGCATAAAACAGATGCGATTGCAGAGAATGAATTTGGCCAGCCGGGGATCATTCACAAAATTACGCCAGCCAAACTGCTCGACAAAATAAATAGTCTGTGGCCTGAGGGCTGA